Proteins co-encoded in one Neovison vison isolate M4711 chromosome 9, ASM_NN_V1, whole genome shotgun sequence genomic window:
- the ZBTB5 gene encoding zinc finger and BTB domain-containing protein 5 produces MDFPGHFEQIFQQLNYQRLHGQLCDCVIVVGNRHFKAHRSVLAACSTHFRALFSVAEGDQTMNMIQLDSEVVTAEAFAALIDMMYTSTLMLGESNVMDVLLAASHLHLNSVVKACKHYLTTRTLPMSPPSERVQEQSARMQRSFMLQQLGLSIVSSALNSSQSGEEQPAPMSSSLRSNLDQRTPFPMRRLHKRKQSAEERARQRLRPAMDESSIADVTPENGPSGVHSREEFFSPDSLKIVDNPKADGMADNQEDSAIMFDQSFGAQEDAQVPSQSDNTAGNMAQLSMASRATQVETSFEQEAAAEKSGFQCENPEVGLGEKEHMRVVVKSEPLSSPEPQDEVSDVTSQAEGSESVEVEGVVVSAEKIDLSPESSDRSFSDPQSSTDRVGDIHILEVTNNLEHKSTFSISNFLNKSRGSNFSASQNNDDNIPNTTSDCRLEGEAPYLLSPEAGPAGGPSSAPGSHVENPFSEPADSHFVRPMQEVMGLPCVQTSGYQGGEQFGMDFSRSGLGLHSSFSRVMMGSPRGGASNFPYYRRIAPKMPVVTSVRSSQIPENSASSQLMMNAATSSFENGHPSQPGPPQLTRASADVLSKCKKALSEHNVLVVEGARKYACKICCKTFLTLTDCKKHIRVHTGEKPYACLKCGKRFSQSSHLYKHSKTTCLRWQSSNLPSTLL; encoded by the coding sequence ATGGATTTTCCTGGACACTTTGAACAGATCTTCCAGCAGCTGAACTACCAGAGACTTCATGGGCAGCTCTGTGATTGTGTCATTGTTGTGGGGAACAGACATTTTAAAGCCCACCGCTCGGTACTGGCGGCATGCAGCACGCATTTCCGAGCCCTCTTctcagtggcagagggagatcaGACCATGAACATGATCCAGCTGGACAGCGAGGTAGTGACAGCGGAGGCCTTTGCCGCACTGATTGACATGATGTACACCTCCACGCTCATGCTGGGGGAGAGCAATGTTATGGATGTCTTATTGGCAGCCTCTCACCTGCATTTGAACTCTGTTGTTAAGGCATGTAAACATTACTTAACGACAAGGACGCTGCCCATGTCTCCCCCAAGCGAGCGCGTCCAGGAGCAGAGTGCCCGCATGCAGCGCTCCTTTATGCTGCAGCAGCTGGGGCTAAGCATCGTGAGCTCAGCCCTCAATTCCAGCCAGAGTGGTGAAGAGCAGCCGGCCCCCATGAGCTCCTCGCTGCGCAGTAACCTGGACCAACGGACGCCCTTCCCCATGAGACGCCTTCATAAGCGCAAGCAGTCCGCAGAGGAGCGGGCCAGGCAGCGCCTCCGGCctgccatggatgagtcttccatTGCTGACGTCACGCCAGAGAATGGGCCATCAGGGGTTCACTCTCGGGAGGAGTTCTTTTCACCCGACTCCCTGAAAATCGTGGACAACCCTAAGGCTGACGGAATGGCCGACAACCAGGAAGACAGTGCCATCATGTTTGACCAGTCTTTTGGTGCTCAAGAAGACGCCCAGGTGCCCAGCCAGTCCGACAATACTGCTGGCAACATGGCCCAGTTGTCCATGGCCTCTCGTGCAACTCAGGTTGAGACTAGTTTTGAGCAGGAAGCTGCCGCCGAGAAAAGTGGTTTTCAATGTGAAAATCCCGAGGTTGGCCTTGGAGAGAAGGAGCACATGAGAGTGGTGGTTAAGTCGGAGCCCCTGAGCTCTCCTGAGCCTCAGGATGAAGTGAGCGATGTGACCTCCCAAGCAGAGGGCAGCGAATCCGTGGAAGTGGAAGGGGTTGTGGTCAGTGCCGAGAAGATAGACCTCAGCCCTGAAAGTAGCGATCGGAGTTTTTCAGATCCCCAGTCTAGCACGGACAGGGTAGGTGACATCCATATTTTGGAAGTCACGAATAACCTGGAGCACAAATCCACTTTCAGCATTTCAAATTTTCTTAACAAGAGCAGAGGGAGTAACTTTAGTGCGAGTCAGAACAATGATGATAATATCCCAAACACTACTAGTGACTGTAGGCTGGAGGGGGAGGCCCCTTATTTGTTGAGTCCAGAGGCTGGGCCTGCGGGCGGGCCCTCTTCGGCCCCTGGCTCTCACGTGGAGAACCCGTTCAGCGAGCCTGCAGACTCCCATTTCGTCAGGCCTATGCAAGAAGTGATGGGCCTGCCCTGCGTGCAGACCTCAGGCTACCAAGGAGGAGAACAGTTTGGGATGGACTTTTCCAGGTCTGGTTTGGGTCTccactcctccttctccagggtCATGATGGGCTCCCCGAGAGGAGGAGCCAGTAACTTTCCATACTACCGACGCATAGCTCCCAAAATGCCAGTTGTAACGTCTGTCAGGAGCTCACAGATCCCAGAAAACTCAGCCAGTTCCCAGCTAATGATGAACGCGGCCACGTCCTCCTTTGAAAATGGCCATCCTTCGCAGCCCGGCCCTCCACAGTTGACCAGGGCATCCGCCGATGTCCTGTCCAAGTGCAAGAAGGCCTTGTCAGAGCACAACGTCTTGGTTGTAGAGGGCGCTCGCAAGTACGCCTGCAAAATCTGCTGCAAGACTTTTCTGACCCTGACGGATTGCAAGAAGCACATCCGAGTTCACACAGGGGAAAAGCCCTACGCCTGCCTCAAGTGCGGCAAGAGGTTCAGTCAGTCCAGCCACCTGTATAAACACTCAAAGACCACGTGCCTGCGCTGGCAGAGCAGCAACCTCCCCAGCACTTTGCTCTAA
- the GRHPR gene encoding glyoxylate reductase/hydroxypyruvate reductase isoform X2: protein MRPVRLMKVFVTRRIPPDGWAALARAADCEVEHWDSDEPIPAKELERGVAGAHGLLCLLTDRVDKRLLDAAGSNLRVISTMSVGLDHLALEEIKKRSLLRSGIRVGYTPDVLTDTTAELAMSLLLTTCRRLPEAMEEVKNGGWSAWKPLWMCGYGLTQSTVGIIGLGRIGQAIARRLKPFGIQRFLYTGRQPRPQEAAEFQAEFVSTPRLAAESDFIIVACSLTPATKGLCNKDFFQQMKSTAVFVNISRGEVVNQDDLYEALTSGQIAAAGLDVTTPEPLPTDHPLLTLKNCVILPHIGSATYGTRNTMSLLAANNLLAGLRGEPMPRELKL, encoded by the exons ATGAGGCCAGTGAGACTCATGAAGGTGTTCGTCACCCGCAGGATCCCCCCCGACGGCTGGGCGGCGCTCGCCCGGGCAGCAGA CTGTGAGGTAGAGCATTGGGATTCGGATGAGCCAATCCCCGCCAAGGAGCTGGAGCGAGGTGTGGCGGGGGCCCATGGCCTGCTTTGCCTCCTCACTGATCGAGTGGACAAGAGGCTTCTGGATGCTGCAG GATCCAATCTCAGAGTCATCAGCACCATGTCTGTCGGCCTTGACCACTTGGCTTTGGAGGAAATCAAGAAGCG ATCTTTGCTTCGTAGCGGCATCCGTGTGGGCTACACCCCAGATGTCTTGACAGACACCACGGCAGAACTTGCCATGTCCCTGCTGCTCACCACCTGTCGCCGCTTGCCAGAAGCCATGGAGGAGGTGAAGAA CGGTGGCTGGAGCGCGTGGAAACCCCTGTGGATGTGTGGCTATGGACTCACGCAAAGCACCGTGGGCATCATCGGGCTGGGGCGCATCG GCCAGGCCATTGCTCGGCGTCTGAAGCCATTTGGCATCCAAAGATTCCTGTACACGGGGCGCCAGCCCAGGCCTCAGGAAGCTGCAGAATTCCAGGCTGAGTTTG tgtccaccccCAGGCTGGCCGCTGAGTCTGATTTCATCATCGTGGCCTGCTCCTTAACCCCTGCAACCAAGGGGCTCTGCAACAAGGACTTCTTCCAGCAGATGAAGAGCACAGCCGTGTTTGTCAACATCAGCAG GGGAGAAGTGGTGAACCAGGACGACCTGTACGAGGCCTTGACTAGCGGGCAGATTGCGGCTGCTGGGCTGGATGTGACGACCCCGGAACCGCTGCCCACAGACCACCCGCTCCTGACCCTGAAGAACTGCG TGATCCTGCCCCACATTGGTAGCGCCACCTATGGAACCCGAAACACCATGTCCTTGTTGGCAGCTAACAACTTGCTGGCTGGCCTGCGAGGGGAGCCGATGCCCAGGGAGCTCAAGCTGTAG
- the GRHPR gene encoding glyoxylate reductase/hydroxypyruvate reductase isoform X1 gives MSVGLDHLALEEIKKRSLLRSGIRVGYTPDVLTDTTAELAMSLLLTTCRRLPEAMEEVKNGGWSAWKPLWMCGYGLTQSTVGIIGLGRIGQAIARRLKPFGIQRFLYTGRQPRPQEAAEFQAEFVSTPRLAAESDFIIVACSLTPATKGLCNKDFFQQMKSTAVFVNISRGEVVNQDDLYEALTSGQIAAAGLDVTTPEPLPTDHPLLTLKNCVILPHIGSATYGTRNTMSLLAANNLLAGLRGEPMPRELKL, from the exons ATGTCTGTCGGCCTTGACCACTTGGCTTTGGAGGAAATCAAGAAGCG ATCTTTGCTTCGTAGCGGCATCCGTGTGGGCTACACCCCAGATGTCTTGACAGACACCACGGCAGAACTTGCCATGTCCCTGCTGCTCACCACCTGTCGCCGCTTGCCAGAAGCCATGGAGGAGGTGAAGAA CGGTGGCTGGAGCGCGTGGAAACCCCTGTGGATGTGTGGCTATGGACTCACGCAAAGCACCGTGGGCATCATCGGGCTGGGGCGCATCG GCCAGGCCATTGCTCGGCGTCTGAAGCCATTTGGCATCCAAAGATTCCTGTACACGGGGCGCCAGCCCAGGCCTCAGGAAGCTGCAGAATTCCAGGCTGAGTTTG tgtccaccccCAGGCTGGCCGCTGAGTCTGATTTCATCATCGTGGCCTGCTCCTTAACCCCTGCAACCAAGGGGCTCTGCAACAAGGACTTCTTCCAGCAGATGAAGAGCACAGCCGTGTTTGTCAACATCAGCAG GGGAGAAGTGGTGAACCAGGACGACCTGTACGAGGCCTTGACTAGCGGGCAGATTGCGGCTGCTGGGCTGGATGTGACGACCCCGGAACCGCTGCCCACAGACCACCCGCTCCTGACCCTGAAGAACTGCG TGATCCTGCCCCACATTGGTAGCGCCACCTATGGAACCCGAAACACCATGTCCTTGTTGGCAGCTAACAACTTGCTGGCTGGCCTGCGAGGGGAGCCGATGCCCAGGGAGCTCAAGCTGTAG
- the GRHPR gene encoding glyoxylate reductase/hydroxypyruvate reductase isoform X3, producing the protein MRPVRLMKVFVTRRIPPDGWAALARAADCEVEHWDSDEPIPAKELERGVAGAHGLLCLLTDRVDKRLLDAAGSNLRVISTMSVGLDHLALEEIKKRGIRVGYTPDVLTDTTAELAMSLLLTTCRRLPEAMEEVKNGGWSAWKPLWMCGYGLTQSTVGIIGLGRIGQAIARRLKPFGIQRFLYTGRQPRPQEAAEFQAEFVSTPRLAAESDFIIVACSLTPATKGLCNKDFFQQMKSTAVFVNISRGEVVNQDDLYEALTSGQIAAAGLDVTTPEPLPTDHPLLTLKNCVILPHIGSATYGTRNTMSLLAANNLLAGLRGEPMPRELKL; encoded by the exons ATGAGGCCAGTGAGACTCATGAAGGTGTTCGTCACCCGCAGGATCCCCCCCGACGGCTGGGCGGCGCTCGCCCGGGCAGCAGA CTGTGAGGTAGAGCATTGGGATTCGGATGAGCCAATCCCCGCCAAGGAGCTGGAGCGAGGTGTGGCGGGGGCCCATGGCCTGCTTTGCCTCCTCACTGATCGAGTGGACAAGAGGCTTCTGGATGCTGCAG GATCCAATCTCAGAGTCATCAGCACCATGTCTGTCGGCCTTGACCACTTGGCTTTGGAGGAAATCAAGAAGCG CGGCATCCGTGTGGGCTACACCCCAGATGTCTTGACAGACACCACGGCAGAACTTGCCATGTCCCTGCTGCTCACCACCTGTCGCCGCTTGCCAGAAGCCATGGAGGAGGTGAAGAA CGGTGGCTGGAGCGCGTGGAAACCCCTGTGGATGTGTGGCTATGGACTCACGCAAAGCACCGTGGGCATCATCGGGCTGGGGCGCATCG GCCAGGCCATTGCTCGGCGTCTGAAGCCATTTGGCATCCAAAGATTCCTGTACACGGGGCGCCAGCCCAGGCCTCAGGAAGCTGCAGAATTCCAGGCTGAGTTTG tgtccaccccCAGGCTGGCCGCTGAGTCTGATTTCATCATCGTGGCCTGCTCCTTAACCCCTGCAACCAAGGGGCTCTGCAACAAGGACTTCTTCCAGCAGATGAAGAGCACAGCCGTGTTTGTCAACATCAGCAG GGGAGAAGTGGTGAACCAGGACGACCTGTACGAGGCCTTGACTAGCGGGCAGATTGCGGCTGCTGGGCTGGATGTGACGACCCCGGAACCGCTGCCCACAGACCACCCGCTCCTGACCCTGAAGAACTGCG TGATCCTGCCCCACATTGGTAGCGCCACCTATGGAACCCGAAACACCATGTCCTTGTTGGCAGCTAACAACTTGCTGGCTGGCCTGCGAGGGGAGCCGATGCCCAGGGAGCTCAAGCTGTAG